atttctTTATCATACAAAGACCGGAGATAAATTTATGTAGAATGTGAaatattgaatgttataaatattcaAATCTAAAAGATTATGCCCATTTATAACCCGTTATGTAAATACctatagtatatgctaaaaataaaaAACCCTATTCTAGGAAAcatgttttaggcgggaaaatatggagtttcgcctattcatttagtaaataggggatttttgggcgtcatcctataggtgtgacctaaagggatccgCTAATCACCACTGTCATCATATAGCACTCCAAGTCATCAGGTAGTAGACAGACGAAACCAAGACTCCAGAAGCCTTACCAGCCATCAATACCTGAAGCTGAGGAAGATGTTGAGTAGGGTCCCAAGATTGCCACCTCCGCTCGAAAAGGCGGCACCTGAAACTTATgctgactcaccattcgtggatgcCATATCCGTTattgccatgccaaagggattcacaaatccaaacatgcctctcttcGATGGCACTACAGACCTTTTGACCACATGAGCcaatacaagcagaaaatgatgacagtgACGGCAGTAGGACAGGTAAAAGAAGCTTGTATGTGTAAGTGGTTCAGATCCACGTTAACAGGGCCAGCACTTCGGTGGTTCGTAGGCTTGCCTAACAGGTCGATATCAACGTTTGCCGACTTGGTAAACGTATTCACTCAGCAATTTGCAAGCAGCTGGAAGGCACAACAGCATGCATGAGACTTGTATAGAATTGTTCAGGGATCGGGAGAGACCATCGGAGAGTACAACACCAGATTCAATAATGAGAAGGCGGAAGTACGAGAGTGTGACGTGTCGACGGTAGTAGAAACCTTTAGAAGAGGTCTACATCACGAATCCGGCCTATACAAACAGCTGACTATGAACCCTTGTCATAATTTTGAAGCAGTACAAGAGAAAGCAGTAGCCACAATCAGGTTGGAAGAAGACATCTTAGCTAGTGCCAGCATGTCGAGCATGCCAAGCATATTCAGCACATCGACTATAGATAAATCAAGCAGAAAGCAACCCACTAGCAAGAAGGATGACATGTAcaggccatatggaaggggagtcaacagagtAGACAAAAGAGAGAAAAATCAGCAGCTCCCTACACTGGCAGAGTTTTGATTCACAACCAACGTCGGAGGAATCTTGAAAGCACTAAAGGAGATGGGAGACAAGGTAAGACGGCCTAAGCCACCAGTAGAAGAGCAGGCATCGCGAAAAAGACAGCAAGAGGAAATGTGAGTTCCATCGTGATATAAGGCATAACACAGaagattgctacacattacgCAAGGAGATCCGACGCCTGTATGAGCAGGGGGACCTGAGCCACCTATTATCATGTGGGGGGCAGGCAGCAGGATAGGGTAGGCTCCACAAAACATGCAACTCAACCTAAATgcaccaagataataaacgtgataacaggtggcTCAGACATAAGTGGATTAACATACTCAGCGGCCAAAAGACATGATActgagaccaaaggagatagacCAGAAACCTCTTGCAGAGTTTCTCATAGTGATCTACCTGCGGTAGCTTTTTACGAAAGAGACATATGTGACGAGCAAGAGCATCACGACACACTCATCATAACTCTATTGATGGCCAACTACACAGTCAGAAAGGCCCTGGTAGACACGGGTAGCTCGGTCAACttgatcatgctgaaaaccatcaaaaacatgggattcagcgcgaaggatttgcagaagaagataTTCCTCTGGTAGGCTTCAATGAGGAGACAACCAGCTCGTTGGGAGATATAGTAATCCCAACCtacgtgggaggagtcaacaagcaggtAAGGTACAAGGTCATTGATGGACCCCCTACCTACAACGTTATCTTtggaagaccatggctgcaccTAATGAAAACAGTTCCCTCAACGTATCACcaatgcataaagttccccacaccatggggattAGAAACAGTATGAGGAGACCATGAGGAAGCTAGAGGTTGCTACAAGAAAGCGTTGAAGTGTACAGCCAGCCCCCAACATAACAATTACAGAAGCAACCTGTCCAGGACGAATACGTTGAACCTTCAGGCGAAGAACTAGATCAGATCAACCTGGACAAACTGCACCCTGAGAGGATCGTGCTTATAGGGGCAGGATGCACAGGAGACCTCAGACAACATCTAGTCAAATTCCTGCAAGCCAATATGGATTTTTTCGCATGGTCCTCAGACAACATGATAGGATAGATCCGTCTATCATAACACGTAAACTTAGCGTGGACCCGGGAAGCAAAGCTATCCAACAGAGACGAAGGAAGTTTGCAGCTGAGAGAAATAAACTGATCAACCAGGAGGTAGATAGCCTGCTAGCAACAGTTAAGATAAGAGAGGTGAAGTACCGAGAATGGTTGTCAAATGTGGTGGAAGTACCTAAGatgaatggaaagtggagagtatgcgtAGACTTCACCGACCTTAACAAGGCATGTCCCAAAGATCCTTTCCCACTACAACACATTGACACAATGGTGGATGCAACAGATGGACACGGGATgctaacattcctggacgcatggagtggttacaaccaaatcaagatggatccAGCAGATCAGGAGAAGACATcattcatgtctgaaagaggaatatattgctacaacgtcatgcccttcggccttaAAACGCAGGATCCTCgtatcaaaggctagtcaaccgTATGTTCACAGAGCAAATAGAAAGGAccatggaggtatatattgatgataTGGTTGTAAAATCAAAGAAAGCTGCGGATCACAAGCGACATctagcagaaacattcagcaccctcaaagagtacaaaatgaagctaaatccgtTCAAATGCACCATTGGAGTTTCCTCCGACAAATTCTTAGGTTATATTGtcactcaaagaggaatagaagccatcACCAAACAGATTAAGGCCGTATTACAACTGGAGTCACCAGAAAAACTGAAGGATGTGCAGAGGCTAGCTGGTAAAGTAGCAGCTTTGAGCAGGTTCATTTCGATATCTTCAGACAAGTGTAGACTATTCTACGATATATTAaggaagagccagaagtttgaatggacatCAGACCACGAGCAGTCATTCAAGgagctgaagcactacctcagcacCCCGCCACTACTATCAAAACCAGAACAGGGAGAACCATTGTTCCTCTACTTGGATGTCATAGAGGTAGCAGTAAGCGCAGTTCTAGTCAGAGAGCAGTAAAAGGAGCAAAAGCtggtctattatgtaagtaaatctctgctgccggcagagaccaggtacacatctcttgaaaaattagtactagcactAGTAATTGCATCTTACAAATTGCGCCCTTACTTTGAGccccacaccatacatgttgtaACAACTACCCATTAAAATCCGTGATGAGGAAGCCTGGGCTGTCAGGAAGAATGTAGAAATGGTTAGTACACCTTAGCGGATATGACATCAGATATGatccaaaaacaacaataaaGTCACAGGCAGTGGcagactttgtgtcagacttcagcccgaccatccaaaatctggcagatgaAGAGATTCTAACCTTAAAAGGAAACAAGGAAGCAGAAGTCTGGCAGATATACATcgatggagcctccaaccaaagggggacAGGTGTAGGACTAATCCTGTGATCACCGCATGGAGATCTaatagcacaagcagtaagatgtgaatttaaggcaactaacaatgaaacagaatatgaAGCCTTAATGCTAGGAATGCAGCTAGCCCTGGAGTTGGGAGTCAGGAACTTACAAATATTCAGTGACTCTTTGTTAATAGTTAACCATGTGAACGATGAATTCATAGCCATGGATTCAAAGATGATCGCCTAtttaaaagtagcaaaggagctgaagaagaaattcaaagattgcaagcttaaacagatccccagagatcagaacgtggaagcagatgccttagcaactctggggcAACCTTCAAGCCAACCGACTTGTCCAGCATCCCCATCGCTCACGTGCTGGAACCTTCTATCCGAAAATTGGAGGTAGCGAAGATAGGAGAACTGGAAGACCAGCAATATGGGGCAGCAGTTCAGTCAACTACAAATAGTCAGACGCTTGTACAGCCAGACAGTAGAGCTAGTGGTCAGATGGCTGCCCAGTGAGATAATCAACCGGCTGGTCAGGCAGATGACTGGGACTAGCGGATGACATACCTAGATTGGTTGCGACATGGCAAGCTTCCAGATGACGGGAAGAAGATAAGAGGTTTCAAAATAAAAGCCTCAAAATTCATACTAATTGATGACATATGTTTCAGGCAGTCAACAGCAGGACCATACCTAAGATGCCTTGATAAGCAAGAAGCGCAGACTGTTTTGGTTGCTCTCCACAGTGACGAGTGTGGAAACAAtgtagggggcaggagtctgtcaaacaaagcTCTGAGACAAGGTTACTTTTGGCCAATAAAGAGGGCAAACTCAACAGAATATGCCCACAAGTGTGACGCTTGCCAGTGCTCAGCGCCAATGATCCATCTGCCGGCAGAGCCCCTACATCCCATTAtttctccttggccattcatgacatggggGATGGATATAGTGGGCCCTCTGCCtagagccacaggaaacagaatatggatgctagcaatgacagattatttctccaagtggatagaagcggAAGCATTGACAAAAGTGaaagacaaacaggtcatctcttTCACTAAGCGTAATATCATCtgtaggtttggtatcccatcagaaatcatatgtgacaacggatgacaattcatctcaaacgatgtCAAGGGATATTGTGCTAGATGGAACATCACTCTAAAaaaatcagcacccaggactccaatgtctaacgggcaagctgaatccagtAAGAAAATTATCATAGACAActtgagaaggaggttacaggagttaggaggaaagtgggaaGATGAATTGCCAatagtgttatggtcagacagaatgACCCCAAAGACGGCAACAGGCCAggcacccttcagcctggtgtttggtgcAGAAGCACTCATTCCATCAGAAGTTATAGTTCTTactcacaggtatggatgtatgacaggggaacaAAACAACGCATAGATGGCCAGGAGCCTGGACACAGTAGATGAGTTGCGAACAAGTGCCAATATACGTTTGCCAACCTACAAGCAGTCAGtcgccagaagttacaacaagaatgaaaagtcaggctcctgaaggtaggagacctggttcccAGTGAAATGTTCCAAAACACAAAGATTCGtaaggcaggcaaattcgcctacaaatagGAAGGACCATACGacgtagaaggagttgttggccatggtgcgtAGAGAttaatgactatggacggtcagaTCATACACAAACCATAGAACATACTTCACTTGAAGAGACATCACTTTTAATAATACGTAGAATTTAGTGTACAGGGTAGTGTGTTaagaaaagccaaaaaaaaattgttaaaaaaaaacattagtaggcatactaccaatttcgtgtcaatttattttcattatttctTTCAAACTTCAAAAACTATTGGAGTTGTGAGGGTCTTTGAGCTTCCTGGGACCATAATTGCTATGGAACCCCATGACACAACATAAGGTACTTCACATCGCACTGATAAAtttctattttcaggcttctctaaatgCGTCTCTCTTAGTTCTAATATCTATGGTACATTGAAAGGGTAACTAGCAGGACTGTCAAACTACAAACATGCGGTGACAAGGCACACAACACttcaacatgcctaacctacattTCTCTATTAGGAGCACCGTCACCAGCCGGCCAGTGGAACAAACGAAAGGGAGCTTGGCTGACAGCTGAAAGCTTATctagctacccctgataccaccctcTAGAAGTAGCTCGCAATcaacgcaattaatcagggccccagtaTGCATGCACACACATATGGAGCGCAaggatctctgagctaccagaatTTTGCAAGgttccattggtcctagaatgacgataaacttgcctaaggtacgcCCCATTAATCtttaaatatgatgaacacaccttgcgtcatgaacaaggttaaatagTCAAGTGCGGGATACGCCTAAATAAGTCGTCAGACTGACAcaacagctagctgagtctaaatcagcctcttcaggctcacacgactggtctaaatcaacctTGAAGGTTGACACGACTACCCCACCTATAATGCAGCATAAGCCTAAATCAGTCaaactgacacgacagctagctgagtctaaatcaacCTCCTTAGGCTAACACGACTAGCCTAAATCAGctagcaggctgacacggcaacttCCTAAATTAAGTGTGTAAAATGAAACGCAAAAGATATAATAAACTTGCCAAACTAgggcaaggggcatttcaaaattgGCCTAAAGAGCACGGCCCCAAGTTCAAACTGCCACTAcggcagacaaacacaaacaagAAAATGTTTTACAATTTTACAAACTCTGCACCACACAGAGTCGGACCGCCATCCAAAAAGTTTGAAACTAAAAAACTTTTAACTTTAGGTCACATTAATGACCACCACTTCAGGCATTTCTCTGCCTCCATCTGCTGACCTCCCATTTGAGGTACATGACCAACTTGCACGCCCTCAGCAACAGTAGCCTCCTGAGCCCCCTCAGCAACATTAGCTTCCTGAAATGAGTTGGCACCTATAGTAGCCGTCTGCTCCGCCAGTACATGAGAGTTCACCTCACCCACCACAGGCATCAGCACGCTCAAATAAGGTGGGGTAGGGTAAAGCATATCCAGCTGCCTCTCCTCCTCCTCAATGGCCTGCTGGGTtggagcctcctcaagagcagcagGCCTTCCGCTAATTTTTCCACGCCAGGTGGCATAGGCGACGatgttggtggccagggagatcagctcgctgatctttTCCTCATAACGCTTGAGAGAGTCAGAGAAGGTACTGCACTCCTCCTGGGTATACGCCAATTGATGAGCTCCCTCCTTCAGTTTCTTCTTGGCACCAGAAAGCTCAACTTTTAGCTCCACTACGCGCCCTCTTATATCAGATCGCTGCTGCTCCAAGTCTGCAACAGTCCCCTTCAGCTCGTGGTTCTTGGCATTGCTGGCACGACTGGTAGTCAGGACCAGGTTGATCATTCTCCTATTATATAAAGCTGACTGGAGGGTCTTCCAACAGGAAGAATAAAGGGTCAGCAAACTTGGCATAAAATAAAATCGGAGCAGGTAGTAGAGGGAGAATACTCACCATGAAGGCATTATGCATATTGTCTCTGCCATCTCCTCTAGCGAGAACTCTAAGAAAGCCTCCACCAATGGAGGGCAGAGGATTTGGTCGATTTCGGGCCAGTACGGCACCTTATCTATATTTCCAAAGCCCTCTGGGAAGTAGGTGATGGTGCCACCACTAGCGGCAGTAGAAGGACTGGCAGGTGGTGTAGGAGGATGATGGGACAACAAGCTTATTTCTAAAGTTTCAGAACGCATGGCGTTGGGACAAGCAGGAGGAGACTAAAATGAAGCAGCAGAAGCACTCCTCTTAGAGGCAGAAGCTACGTCAGGGCTCGCATCAGATCTTTTTCTTTTAGCACTCTGGAGGATGGCCTCCAACGGGTAAATTTTTGAACCTACAGGCAGCCAAATTATTGGTTGTCAGAAGTACCAGATAGGTAGCAAGATTACAAGCAAAGATAGCGTGAATAACAGCACGAAGAGGCTTACCGGACGACATGATGTAAGCTGACTACTGCGGGTTGAAGGAGGAAGCAGGTGAGAAACAAGGGAGCAGGTCAGGAAACTTTCTATCAGACTCAGAGATGCAGACTATCTTATTGCGAGCAGCCGCTGGGTCACCCAGACGAGTCAGATAGCAGGAACCTGCGGGAATGGAAAAAGTAAAATGGTAAGCATTAAGAGAAAAAAATAAGACGACAGGAGAACTACTTACTCGAGGTGATAATCAGATCCTCGAAAATGTAATCAGCAGGTGGCTGAATGGAAGCCTTCCTCACCTAGAAGAAGTCTTCGAACCAATTCTCGACCCTGGATTTTGACACGTCTTGGAAGGGGGTCTCACCAGATCCCCGAAATGAAAATTGGCCTCGTCCCAGGGACCGCATCTGGTACATGTGGGCTAGCTCACTTATGGAGATTGAGCCGTTGGTATTCTGACTAGCAGTCATAGAATAGAGAAGAACCCTCCAGATATTGGCAGAGATTTGCGCCATGGAAAAATTGTTGGTACGGAGGAAGTCTTGCATGAGTTTCGCGAAAGGGAAGCGGAGGTCgtatctaaatgggtagaggTAGAAACAAACTTGTCCCGGCCAAGCAGCGTCAACCTTTTGGTCTGGTTTAGAGATCGTTATTTCAACCCCATCGTCGAGGCCCAGCAGCTCCTTTATTAAAGAAATATCGTCGGGGGTGAGGCAGGAGTCACAGTCGTGAGGGTGGGCAAGGATTTTGCGAGAAGGAAAAACGGGATCTGGGTTTTGGTCGCCGGAGGCAAAGGTAGAAGATAAGGGACGGGTTTTACATATTGATGGTGGAGAGAGAAAGAAAAGGGTTAAAGAAAATGAGCAAGAAAGGTACCTGGAGAGGGGCAGATAAGGTAGCGCAGGGGAGACGAACTCCGACGAAGGAATAGAGAAGGGTTTTGGGAGATGAGAGGGTTTTTAATTTTTGGAATTAATGAAGTGGGGGAGGGGAATTGAGATTATCAAGGAAGAGCGAGATGGAGGGCGCGAGAAATAAGGGAGGAAAGAGATAGGAGTAATGATGAGTACGTAGGAAGGATTACAAACACGGCGCAAGACCTTTCAAAAATATGTGTACGTAATTCCTTATTCGACTCCTCGAGACGTAACTCACAAGGaattaggggcaaactgtttgggctaaaattatattcatttattaacatgcttacatgcatgtatatgaactaacagttcaattttcaataattcatagcaagcattggctgCTAATGTCAGTCAATCTGACAAAAAGCATAGTGTACTAGATTGACTCTTGCAAGCATAGTCCCAATGAGAAAATTGTAAAGATGATaattgagtaagtttacaaccttacattataatgttATTTTTTATTGTATGacctgtttgggctaaaatccACAACTTAGCCTAGTATGAGGTAAGCCCATCTTGTTCCGTTTGGGGAGTTAGGTCGCGTAGGTATGTCGGTCAGAGGAAGCCCAAAGGCAAGAGGAATTCGTCTAGAAGAATTGGGCCAAGAAAGCAAGCAATGGTGGAGAAGCCCGCTGATAAAAGAATCTTATGTTGGAAAGCTTTCAGGGAGAATTCACGGAGATCTGGGAGACTGGAGGGAGACGACGCGTTATGGAAAGAGTTGTGATAGGATAATATTCCTTTCCATAAccgaggtaggacatatctagggttcttatcCTATAAATAGCCAGAAGAGAAATCAAAGAAGGGTATTCAAGATCTCATACACATAATACACTGTGCTAGCTAGATTTACATTATGTCTCCATTGTACTCATCTTCCTATTAACGAAGCTAGTGCAATACTTAGAAGGGTACtgtcccttcccgcggtcgtttcacacatt
This sequence is a window from Silene latifolia isolate original U9 population chromosome 8, ASM4854445v1, whole genome shotgun sequence. Protein-coding genes within it:
- the LOC141595526 gene encoding uncharacterized protein LOC141595526 gives rise to the protein MKLNPFKCTIGVSSDKFLGYIVTQRGIEAITKQIKAVLQLESPEKLKDVQRLAGKVAALSRFISISSDKCRLFYDILRKSQKFEWTSDHEQSFKELKHYLSTPPLLSKPEQGEPLFLYLDVIEVAVSAVLVREQYDPKTTIKSQAVADFVSDFSPTIQNLADEEILTLKGNKEAEVWQIYIDGASNQRGTGVGLILCLSNSGATFKPTDLSSIPIAHVLEPSIRKLEVAKIGELEDQQYGAAVQSTTNSQTLVQPDSRASGQMAAQQSTAGPYLRCLDKQEAQTVLVALHSDECGNNVGGRSLSNKALRQAPRTPMSNGQAESSKKIIIDNLRRRLQELGGKWEDELPIVLWSDRMTPKTATGQAPFSLVFGAEALIPSEVIVLTHRYGCMTGEQNNA